In a single window of the Olivibacter sp. SDN3 genome:
- a CDS encoding RagB/SusD family nutrient uptake outer membrane protein: MKKITYSILLITLTVIYGCKQDFLDKVPQGELSPVQVETQEGVEGLLVGAYGLLNGNVNGTWGNYASAPSQWLFGEVASDNAHKGSTGSDQPNMNLIESHQPTSTNDNLSVMWRNYYEGIQRCNSTLRTLVAVQESEERFSDERSVQIQGEARLLRAHYYFLLRRLFARIPYIDENIPVTEAAVQPNDSDVYPQIVADLRFAVDNLTATKYNNEVGRVDRIIAQAYLGKVLLYLGEYDEALTLFNAVIASRPAITGLNYWDNFDLDTENGPEAIFSVQHAISPDGGGDNANVGDMLSGLYGTSPVGCCGFYQPTIDLVNAYKVDTNGLPYLDNSYRNNPYLSDLGLSGSAKTNYSLNTSLRFDPRLDYNVGRRGVQYLDYGVMPGDPWIRDPAYAGPFIIIKTMVPQSKFASHTVAGAAYITALDVNLIRLSDVILMAAECNIELGNLGEALRLVNLVRQRAANIPHKTLDGTEGGTPAADYQIGLYPSFPNAEYARTALRFERRLELAFEGHRFYDLVRWGVAEQVVSSYSSFEGSILEAYRGISFAPRNAYYPLPQDQIDQSRGTLQQDPNY; the protein is encoded by the coding sequence ATGAAAAAAATAACATATTCCATTCTGTTGATTACGTTAACTGTAATTTACGGATGTAAGCAGGATTTTTTAGATAAGGTGCCTCAGGGAGAATTATCTCCGGTTCAAGTCGAAACACAGGAAGGAGTAGAAGGGTTGTTGGTTGGGGCATATGGCTTGCTCAATGGCAATGTGAATGGTACCTGGGGCAACTACGCTTCGGCTCCCAGTCAATGGTTATTTGGCGAAGTGGCATCAGATAACGCCCATAAAGGTAGTACAGGGTCCGATCAGCCAAACATGAACCTGATTGAGTCACACCAACCGACCAGTACCAACGATAATTTATCGGTGATGTGGCGCAATTACTACGAAGGAATTCAGCGCTGTAATAGCACGCTTCGTACCTTGGTTGCTGTACAGGAAAGTGAAGAACGTTTTAGTGATGAGCGCTCTGTTCAAATTCAGGGAGAGGCAAGGTTACTACGGGCACACTACTACTTTTTATTAAGACGTTTATTTGCCAGGATTCCGTATATCGACGAAAACATTCCGGTCACGGAAGCCGCTGTACAACCTAACGATTCAGATGTATATCCACAAATTGTTGCTGATTTACGTTTTGCGGTAGACAATCTTACGGCTACTAAATACAATAACGAAGTAGGGCGAGTAGACAGGATAATTGCACAGGCCTATTTAGGAAAAGTGCTGTTATACCTTGGAGAATATGATGAGGCCCTTACCTTGTTCAATGCAGTTATTGCCAGCAGGCCTGCTATAACAGGCCTAAATTATTGGGATAACTTTGATCTGGATACTGAAAATGGTCCGGAAGCTATCTTCTCTGTACAACATGCCATCAGTCCTGACGGTGGCGGAGATAATGCAAACGTAGGAGATATGTTGAGCGGTTTATACGGCACCTCACCCGTTGGGTGTTGCGGTTTTTACCAGCCCACTATCGATCTGGTTAATGCCTATAAGGTGGATACCAATGGTTTGCCCTATCTGGACAACTCCTATCGTAATAATCCTTATTTATCTGATCTTGGCTTGTCGGGATCAGCGAAAACCAATTATTCGCTGAACACCAGTTTACGTTTTGACCCTCGGTTGGATTACAATGTAGGACGTAGGGGCGTACAATATTTAGATTATGGTGTAATGCCCGGCGACCCGTGGATTCGCGATCCTGCATATGCCGGACCTTTCATTATTATCAAGACCATGGTGCCTCAAAGTAAATTTGCTAGTCATACGGTTGCGGGAGCTGCATATATAACGGCACTAGACGTGAATTTGATTCGTCTATCTGATGTGATTTTAATGGCTGCCGAGTGTAACATTGAGTTAGGGAACTTGGGAGAAGCCTTACGTTTGGTTAACCTCGTACGCCAGCGGGCAGCAAATATTCCGCATAAAACGCTTGATGGTACAGAAGGAGGAACGCCTGCGGCAGACTACCAAATAGGATTGTACCCTAGTTTTCCAAATGCGGAATATGCACGAACTGCGCTGCGCTTTGAGCGTCGTTTGGAACTTGCTTTTGAAGGTCATCGGTTTTATGATCTGGTGAGATGGGGTGTGGCCGAGCAGGTTGTGTCAAGTTACTCATCGTTCGAAGGAAGTATTTTGGAAGCTTATAGAGGTATTTCTTTTGCGCCGCGAAATGCGTATTATCCACTACCACAAGATCAGATTGATCAGAGCAGAGGAACACTTCAACAGGATCCGAATTATTAA
- a CDS encoding TonB-dependent receptor, translating into MKQEKIVAWSKTAISLCLLQVLMITIGEDGYAKPSVPGPIVHGNNLTILQEQRIAGVITNAEDGSPLPGVSVFVKGTRTGVLTDEQGRYNLTVSTNDLIQITYIGYVSREFSVIESQSIYNIALTTEIGNLEEVVVTGYSSQRRKDITGAVAVVDVNQIKAQPAASAVEGLQGKATGVQIVADGAPGSTPLIRVRGFSTINNNDPLYIVDGVPYQGKLSWLNQADIESMQVLKDAASASIYGSRANNGVVIITTRKGSVGPNRINLDVYYGTQNPRKDAFPKMMNPMQWAQNLYLAYQNAGLNPATATATMYGGGASPTLPEYLLAGGALGHNITAADADPSRYNYSRENATFYQITRANQAGTNWFDEMTKNAPMQSYQLSANGGTENATYAMSGGYFGQQGSIIHTDFDRFNIRVNTMLKALNGKLRIGENANYTYTNHLGFGANVNTPGDYQGEGSLLGFSFRAPTIVPVYDIMGNFAGTRGGQLGNAQNPVALAYRAKDNRTKSNRFLGNAYAEADIIQGLTARTSFGVNYENWAGINIFYPNLEFSEGSNNNGMSESQGYNAEWTWTNTLNYNLNIDDQHLLNVVAGTEAINYVERNMGGGRNNYFILGNLDYYYLDRGTANITNNSNGTQRSLFSIFAKADYSFSNRYLVSLTARRDGSSNFGPTYQYGFYPAGSIGWRLSEEAFLKDVSWLDDFKIRGSYGLTGNQNIPAFQFLNRYQASLASSSYPTPGGSSISTGVWQNAYSNEEVKWEEVGSLNIGADFTLANGMFEGTFDWYNRNTKDMLYPVPLPAIAVGAGSSPFVNIGDMRNRGVELGLVYHYGRTNDNPFKFDVTANFSKNENLLVSLAPSVSQQLYGNFRSLQTSILRPGVPFSSFFGYEVAGIYQSEEELASLPTYTGARVGGLRYADINGDGEIGPDDRTIIGNPHPDFIYSLGFNASYKNFDISMFFNGSQGNDIYEATRYFTDFGTFDGATSARILDAWSPTNTGSLVPSPYRNASDFEYASSSYYVQDGSFFRMRNLQIGYTLPVEKFFGGRTGVNSIRLYATATNLFTITKYTGIDPEVPPSSSTFSALGVDQGVYPMSRQYLFGINIGF; encoded by the coding sequence ATGAAACAAGAGAAAATTGTTGCATGGTCAAAGACCGCAATAAGCCTATGCCTACTTCAGGTATTAATGATCACAATCGGGGAAGATGGATATGCGAAACCATCGGTACCCGGCCCGATTGTTCATGGAAATAACTTAACTATTTTACAAGAACAGCGTATAGCAGGAGTTATCACCAATGCAGAAGACGGTTCACCCTTGCCAGGCGTAAGTGTTTTTGTTAAAGGAACCCGAACAGGGGTATTAACTGATGAACAGGGGAGATATAACCTAACTGTAAGTACAAACGATCTGATACAAATTACTTACATCGGGTATGTGTCAAGGGAGTTTTCGGTCATCGAAAGCCAAAGTATATATAATATAGCCTTAACAACAGAAATTGGAAACCTGGAAGAAGTTGTGGTAACAGGATATTCTTCCCAAAGACGTAAAGATATTACTGGAGCTGTAGCCGTGGTTGATGTCAATCAGATAAAGGCACAACCAGCAGCAAGTGCAGTAGAGGGTTTACAAGGTAAGGCCACAGGGGTTCAAATTGTGGCAGACGGTGCTCCGGGATCCACACCGTTAATTCGGGTACGGGGTTTCAGTACCATCAATAATAATGATCCACTATACATTGTGGATGGTGTACCTTACCAGGGAAAATTAAGTTGGTTGAACCAAGCCGACATAGAGTCGATGCAAGTATTAAAAGATGCAGCTTCAGCTTCTATTTATGGCTCTAGGGCAAACAATGGTGTGGTTATCATCACCACACGTAAGGGATCGGTAGGTCCGAATAGGATAAACTTAGATGTGTATTATGGCACGCAAAATCCCCGTAAAGACGCCTTTCCAAAGATGATGAATCCTATGCAGTGGGCGCAAAACCTTTATTTGGCTTATCAAAATGCGGGTTTAAATCCAGCAACTGCTACGGCTACCATGTATGGCGGGGGTGCTTCTCCGACCTTACCTGAGTACTTACTTGCCGGAGGAGCATTGGGCCATAATATTACGGCGGCTGATGCAGATCCTTCGAGATACAATTATAGTCGCGAGAACGCCACTTTTTATCAAATAACACGTGCCAATCAAGCAGGAACTAATTGGTTTGATGAGATGACCAAAAATGCGCCCATGCAAAGCTACCAATTAAGTGCCAATGGGGGCACCGAAAACGCTACATATGCGATGTCTGGTGGCTATTTCGGGCAACAGGGTTCTATTATTCATACAGACTTTGACCGTTTCAATATTCGGGTAAATACGATGCTTAAGGCCCTAAACGGCAAATTGAGAATAGGCGAAAATGCCAATTACACCTATACAAATCATCTGGGTTTTGGCGCCAATGTAAATACTCCTGGCGACTATCAGGGCGAAGGCTCACTTCTGGGTTTCTCCTTTAGGGCGCCGACAATTGTGCCGGTTTATGACATCATGGGTAATTTCGCCGGTACCCGTGGCGGTCAATTGGGAAATGCCCAGAACCCGGTAGCACTAGCTTATCGGGCAAAGGATAATCGTACCAAAAGTAATCGTTTCCTTGGAAATGCCTATGCGGAGGCCGATATTATTCAGGGTTTGACCGCCCGGACCAGTTTTGGTGTTAATTACGAAAATTGGGCGGGAATTAACATCTTCTATCCAAACCTCGAGTTCTCTGAAGGTAGTAACAATAATGGCATGTCAGAAAGCCAGGGTTATAATGCCGAATGGACTTGGACCAATACCTTAAACTACAACCTCAATATCGATGATCAACATTTGCTGAATGTAGTAGCTGGAACGGAAGCTATTAATTACGTTGAACGTAATATGGGGGGAGGTAGAAACAATTATTTTATTTTAGGTAACCTCGATTACTATTATCTCGACAGAGGTACGGCAAATATTACCAATAACAGTAATGGAACGCAGCGTTCACTTTTTTCTATTTTTGCTAAAGCCGACTATTCATTTTCTAACAGATATCTGGTAAGCCTGACCGCCAGACGGGACGGTTCGTCCAATTTCGGTCCGACCTACCAATATGGATTTTATCCTGCGGGAAGTATTGGTTGGCGTTTATCGGAAGAGGCTTTCTTAAAAGACGTATCGTGGTTGGATGATTTTAAAATCAGGGGAAGTTATGGCCTTACCGGAAATCAGAATATCCCAGCTTTTCAGTTTCTAAATCGTTATCAGGCAAGTTTGGCCAGCTCTTCATATCCAACTCCCGGAGGATCCAGTATAAGCACTGGTGTATGGCAAAATGCCTATAGCAATGAAGAGGTAAAATGGGAGGAGGTAGGCTCTTTGAACATTGGTGCCGATTTCACCTTGGCGAATGGCATGTTTGAAGGTACGTTCGATTGGTATAATAGAAATACAAAAGATATGTTGTATCCGGTGCCTCTTCCGGCAATAGCCGTTGGTGCAGGTAGCTCTCCCTTTGTTAATATTGGCGATATGCGTAATAGAGGAGTTGAGTTGGGATTAGTTTATCACTATGGAAGAACTAATGATAATCCCTTTAAATTTGATGTGACGGCTAATTTTTCTAAAAATGAAAACCTTTTGGTAAGCCTGGCGCCATCCGTTTCACAGCAATTGTATGGTAATTTCCGGAGCTTGCAAACATCTATCCTGAGACCAGGAGTTCCTTTTAGCTCATTTTTTGGTTACGAAGTCGCAGGTATCTATCAGAGTGAAGAAGAACTGGCATCCTTGCCCACGTATACCGGTGCGAGGGTTGGTGGCCTGCGTTATGCCGATATTAACGGAGATGGTGAGATCGGTCCGGACGATCGTACGATTATCGGTAATCCACACCCGGATTTTATCTATTCACTTGGGTTTAACGCATCTTATAAAAATTTCGATATTTCCATGTTTTTTAATGGATCACAAGGAAATGATATCTATGAAGCGACCCGCTATTTTACAGACTTTGGGACCTTTGATGGAGCTACCAGTGCGCGTATACTTGATGCTTGGAGCCCTACCAATACCGGTAGCTTAGTACCATCTCCTTATCGGAATGCTTCTGATTTTGAGTATGCGTCTTCGAGTTATTATGTACAGGATGGTAGCTTTTTCCGTATGCGGAATTTGCAGATCGGGTATACATTACCAGTTGAAAAATTCTTCGGAGGAAGAACCGGTGTAAACAGCATCCGTTTGTATGCTACAGCTACTAACTTGTTCACGATCACCAAGTATACCGGAATTGATCCTGAAGTTCCTCCTTCAAGTAGTACCTTCTCTGCTTTGGGGGTTGATCAGGGAGTTTATCCCATGTCAAGGCAGTATTTATTCGGTATAAATATAGGTTTCTAA
- a CDS encoding ATP-dependent DNA helicase RecQ: MSIQEILQHYWGYAKFRPLQEEVIQQVLSGNDTLALMPTGGGKSICFQVPALTKEGICLVVTPLIALMKDQVENLRARGIEAVAIYAGMTKREVDITLDNCIYGKIKFLYLSPERLMSDLVRERIRYMKVNLYAIDEAHCISQWGYDFRPPYLHLAELRQLHPEVPYLALTATATERVIIDIQEKLQFRRQKTDTSAVFVKSFVRPNLAYIVIEEANKARRLLNIIRNTGGSGIVYVRNRRETQEVTRLLLLEQVNADFYHAGLSTPERTKKQESWKKGITQVMVATNAFGMGIDKADVRFVVHLDIPDSLEAYYQEAGRAGRDEKSAYAVLLFNEEDRIKLQRNFEQSFPTIKEIIQIYYHLGNYFQLAYGAGQYLSFDFDLADFCNRYQLEPLKTISALKFLERDEWIAVSENVYIPSRLKFEVSSHDLYSFQVAHANLDGFIKTILRAYGGAFDYYVPFRETDLARKVGIKMEEVVRLLQQLQQYGVVTYLPQTDKPQLQFLQPRSDSQHLNINKKHLDERKEVGKEQLNSMLNYLEEDDCRQRKLLAYFGEKEVADCGICDYCRRKNRQVNQEDIEDKLVVEITNLLANEHLSLDDLIGSIHLGQEKDRITVIRNLVDNGMIKLNNGKYYL, from the coding sequence ATGTCTATACAAGAAATTTTACAACATTACTGGGGATACGCCAAGTTTAGACCTTTGCAAGAGGAGGTTATCCAGCAGGTATTATCTGGTAATGATACTTTAGCATTAATGCCCACCGGAGGAGGAAAGTCTATCTGTTTTCAGGTTCCAGCGCTGACTAAGGAAGGTATTTGCCTGGTGGTTACTCCCCTAATTGCGTTAATGAAAGACCAAGTAGAAAACTTGCGGGCGAGGGGCATTGAAGCGGTAGCAATATATGCAGGCATGACGAAGCGGGAAGTAGATATCACCTTGGATAATTGTATTTATGGAAAAATAAAATTTCTCTATTTGTCTCCAGAGCGTTTGATGAGTGATTTGGTCCGTGAGCGCATTCGTTATATGAAGGTCAATCTGTATGCAATAGATGAGGCGCATTGTATATCGCAGTGGGGATATGATTTCAGACCGCCTTATCTGCATCTGGCAGAGCTTAGGCAGTTACATCCCGAGGTGCCTTATCTGGCTTTGACAGCTACTGCTACGGAAAGAGTGATTATTGACATTCAAGAAAAATTACAATTTAGGCGGCAGAAAACAGACACTTCGGCCGTTTTTGTTAAAAGTTTCGTAAGACCGAACCTGGCGTACATCGTTATCGAAGAAGCTAATAAAGCACGTCGATTACTCAATATTATAAGAAATACCGGTGGAAGTGGAATAGTCTACGTTAGAAACAGAAGGGAAACGCAAGAGGTTACGCGGCTATTATTGTTAGAGCAGGTAAATGCAGATTTTTATCATGCTGGTTTATCAACTCCGGAACGAACCAAGAAACAGGAGTCCTGGAAAAAAGGTATTACACAGGTCATGGTAGCAACCAACGCATTCGGGATGGGAATTGATAAAGCGGATGTGCGCTTTGTTGTGCATTTAGATATTCCAGATTCCCTGGAAGCTTATTATCAGGAAGCAGGACGAGCCGGTCGTGATGAAAAAAGCGCCTATGCGGTTTTGCTGTTTAATGAAGAGGATCGAATTAAGCTCCAAAGAAACTTCGAACAGAGTTTTCCCACCATCAAAGAAATTATTCAGATCTATTATCACTTGGGAAATTATTTTCAATTAGCCTACGGTGCCGGACAGTACCTCAGTTTCGATTTTGATTTGGCAGATTTTTGCAATCGCTACCAATTAGAACCACTTAAAACGATCAGTGCCCTGAAATTTTTAGAACGCGACGAATGGATCGCTGTGTCAGAAAATGTTTATATACCTTCGAGGTTAAAGTTTGAAGTATCCTCACATGATCTATATAGTTTTCAGGTGGCGCATGCTAACCTGGATGGATTCATAAAAACGATCTTAAGGGCCTATGGTGGTGCTTTTGATTATTATGTTCCTTTTAGGGAAACCGATCTGGCCCGAAAAGTAGGAATAAAAATGGAGGAAGTAGTGCGTTTACTTCAACAACTGCAGCAATACGGCGTAGTTACTTATCTTCCGCAAACGGACAAACCTCAGTTACAGTTCTTGCAACCTAGAAGTGATTCCCAGCACCTAAACATTAATAAAAAACATTTAGATGAACGTAAGGAAGTTGGAAAAGAACAGTTGAACAGCATGCTCAACTACTTAGAGGAGGACGACTGTAGACAGCGGAAACTGTTAGCTTATTTTGGAGAGAAAGAGGTAGCAGATTGCGGGATTTGTGATTATTGTCGCCGTAAAAACCGCCAAGTTAACCAAGAGGACATAGAAGATAAATTGGTTGTTGAAATCACCAATCTTTTGGCAAACGAACATTTATCCTTGGATGACCTGATTGGAAGTATACATCTTGGGCAGGAAAAAGATAGAATTACGGTGATACGCAACCTGGTAGATAATGGGATGATTAAACTAAATAATGGGAAGTATTACCTCTAA
- a CDS encoding ComEC/Rec2 family competence protein, with product MFNNDLENLRIHRSKVPFAHFVCLLLIGIGLSYCIPVSKVVYHTLCCLFLLAVITFFVIPFTGRFRKSQRRAASGGSCLQGPMFFLCICFFGWLLTWKNHPKINRLHFSHQSSTYLVGTIASEPKVRSGMTTFQFSVSGLSDAAGKWLPADGKLLLRVNSSVKSLNLFYGDQLLIQSNIQVVPAALNPHEFNYGAYLQERNIWHQSYLQAYQIKKTGLSKGNKLIKYALNRRKEMLTKFGQYINDDDALAIVSTLVLGYRADLDKELVKTFSSTGTIHVLAVSGMHVGIVFACFSFGLKWMEGKKKLKLIRLLLLLLFVWTYALITGFSASVLRAAFMISFVIIGNTFSRQRNVYNNIAASAFFLLLYNPKYIAEIGFQLSYLAVLGIVWLMPKLMALFTHTQVVLRWLYNYLSLSCAAQLATFPLVLYYFHLFPVYFLPANLLIVLPVSIIIYGGFLLLLLPANNISIALGVGLEKFILTMNRLLMAIESWPMAAIEDIWITAPQYMLTYLSIVLLVLSFQYGCKKKLFLGVASLLLLGVIFNYKRWYAYEREQLIVFNMRKKLAVGMIKRGNVVVYSNVPSTEDAGFQYAVMPTVGAYAISGNRRFVNKGSLFASRAGIAIENSRIRFGERELLIVDGAHSTPHFRATLRWLMIRNNAQIDLTEIPNNIRQHIVLILDASNDKRTLNALLSKAGILGISTYVLKDNFAYVWDANKQ from the coding sequence ATGTTTAATAACGATTTGGAGAACCTAAGGATTCATCGGAGTAAAGTGCCTTTTGCACATTTCGTATGTTTATTATTGATTGGTATTGGCCTATCTTATTGCATACCTGTTTCCAAAGTTGTTTATCACACATTATGTTGCCTGTTTCTACTAGCTGTTATAACGTTTTTCGTGATTCCGTTTACTGGAAGGTTCCGAAAAAGTCAACGCAGAGCTGCTTCAGGTGGAAGTTGTTTGCAAGGGCCGATGTTTTTTCTTTGCATCTGCTTTTTTGGCTGGTTGCTTACTTGGAAGAACCATCCTAAAATCAACCGTTTACATTTTAGCCATCAATCAAGTACTTATCTGGTAGGGACAATAGCCAGTGAGCCAAAAGTGAGGTCTGGCATGACTACCTTTCAATTTAGTGTTAGCGGTCTAAGCGATGCAGCTGGGAAGTGGTTGCCAGCAGATGGAAAGCTTTTATTGCGTGTTAATTCTTCTGTGAAATCATTAAACCTCTTCTATGGGGATCAGCTACTCATACAAAGTAATATACAAGTTGTTCCTGCCGCACTTAACCCGCACGAATTTAACTACGGCGCTTATCTCCAGGAGCGTAATATTTGGCACCAATCTTACTTGCAAGCGTATCAGATTAAAAAAACCGGTTTGAGTAAAGGGAACAAATTGATAAAGTATGCACTAAATCGCCGAAAGGAAATGTTAACAAAATTCGGTCAGTACATCAATGACGACGATGCTTTAGCTATCGTTTCAACCTTGGTGCTGGGCTACCGGGCTGATCTAGATAAGGAGCTGGTAAAAACCTTTTCATCCACTGGAACCATTCATGTACTTGCCGTATCAGGCATGCACGTAGGTATTGTGTTTGCCTGTTTTTCGTTCGGTTTAAAATGGATGGAAGGAAAAAAGAAGTTAAAGCTTATTCGACTGCTGCTGTTGTTACTCTTCGTATGGACTTATGCCTTGATTACAGGTTTTTCGGCTTCTGTTCTTCGTGCGGCATTTATGATCAGTTTCGTAATAATTGGTAACACTTTTAGTCGGCAACGTAATGTCTATAATAACATTGCTGCATCAGCCTTTTTTTTGTTATTGTATAACCCAAAATATATTGCAGAAATAGGCTTTCAATTGTCGTACCTTGCGGTGCTCGGTATTGTATGGCTGATGCCTAAATTAATGGCTTTGTTTACACATACTCAGGTGGTTTTACGATGGTTGTATAATTATTTATCACTTTCATGTGCCGCACAGTTGGCAACATTTCCTTTGGTGCTGTACTATTTTCATTTATTTCCGGTTTATTTTCTTCCGGCCAACCTGTTGATTGTCTTGCCTGTCAGTATTATTATTTATGGAGGTTTTCTGTTATTATTATTGCCTGCCAACAACATTAGTATTGCATTGGGCGTCGGTTTGGAAAAATTCATTCTGACAATGAACAGGTTACTTATGGCTATTGAATCCTGGCCAATGGCGGCGATAGAAGATATTTGGATAACCGCTCCTCAATATATGCTTACCTATCTGTCAATAGTACTCCTTGTACTTAGCTTTCAATATGGGTGCAAAAAGAAGCTTTTTTTAGGCGTCGCGAGTTTGCTTTTACTGGGAGTCATATTTAATTATAAACGTTGGTACGCTTATGAAAGAGAACAACTCATTGTTTTTAATATGCGGAAGAAACTGGCGGTAGGTATGATAAAACGCGGAAATGTGGTGGTGTACAGTAATGTTCCGTCTACGGAAGATGCCGGTTTTCAATATGCTGTCATGCCAACGGTAGGGGCCTACGCTATTAGCGGAAATAGACGGTTTGTTAACAAAGGAAGTCTCTTCGCCAGTCGGGCAGGTATTGCTATTGAAAATAGTCGAATCAGATTCGGAGAAAGAGAGTTGCTTATAGTGGATGGTGCGCATTCGACGCCACATTTCAGGGCAACATTGCGATGGCTGATGATTCGAAACAATGCACAGATAGACCTTACTGAGATACCGAATAACATAAGACAACATATCGTACTGATTTTAGATGCATCAAACGATAAGAGAACACTAAATGCACTGCTGTCGAAAGCGGGTATACTGGGTATTTCTACCTATGTACTAAAGGATAATTTTGCTTATGTTTGGGATGCTAATAAGCAGTGA